In Salvelinus alpinus chromosome 30, SLU_Salpinus.1, whole genome shotgun sequence, a single genomic region encodes these proteins:
- the LOC139559818 gene encoding homeobox and leucine zipper protein Homez-like: MATHVDRNRRIGLEVNMESFQSDVTKTACEGKDAAPRSSKTPHHQITNGKSHLSFDHNATDSDGGKVRDGGVSFSTNHNSVVCLPLVSEGLKLVWTQSNQTRELDTIQELIQAFNVFPYPTSREVNALARHCALPLDKVKVWFMVQRIKYGISWASEEIEETRGKLAGPEWTNDYANEKEEIKMRKGCGEMSVEAEDKGQINNGLDSSLLHPRKRARHETPEDCKPASTIRHFSSSLPPPQDSYYYRPPVDMPATTATEASLSLSETSLGSPQQQQRGRYKKTKAQLAVLRSSFLRENWPAETELRCLQNETGLSRNDIRKWFSDSRYQLRNGRGLLRTSMVYPQLIIGEAKDEPQQLQSFPRVAHRPRDQENDIEVQRGAQGKGARSNGVKDSHFFQNFLSNSLETFGEGAVETEEDEVAEEASVHTETVKEEEVKKEEKPLQFIRGNKDPEIKQPPSAVTICSSSSPSHSTTPPPSTTVPTIKHSSTSTSTLQKSARSAKAPLTALSLSNPPPSWSPLTPAGRLRKTKEQLDILKEHFLRCQWPKSEDYTQLVELTGLPRADIIQWFGDTRYAVKNGQLRWVQGVREQFLSELATQQNGSGVTGGNGSSGIPRVMGSRKRKTQANGTTATSTADFPDIKPLGVYHRLTGVLHEKDLDALCKKSRMSYQQVRDWFASQESKEIDPETNVTD; this comes from the coding sequence ATGGCAACACACGTTGACCGTAACAGAAGAATAGGCCTGGAGGTGAATATGGAGTCATTCCAGAGTGACGTCACAAAGACAGCGTGTGAAGGAAAGGATGCCGCCCCGCGTTCCTCCAAAACTCCACACCACCAGATAACCAATGGAAAGAGCCATCTATCCTTTGACCACAATGCAACAGACAGTGATGGAGGCAAGGTCAGAGATGGTGGTGTTAGTTTCAGCACCAACCACAACTCTGTGGTGTGCCTGCCTTTGGTCTCTGAGGGCCTGAAGCTAGTATGGACACAGTCAAATCAGACACGTGAGCTTGACACCATCCAAGAGCTGATCCAGGCATTCAATGTGTTCCCATACCCAACATCTCGTGAGGTGAATGCCTTGGCACGGCACTGTGCCCTGCCTCTGGACAAGGTCAAGGTCTGGTTCATGGTGCAGAGAATCAAATACGGCATCAGCTGGGCCTCAGAGGAGATTGAGGAGACGCGTGGCAAGCTGGCCGGACCTGAGTGGACTAACGACTATGCAAATGAGAAAGAGGAGATAAAGATGAGGAAGGGGTGTGGGGAGATGTCTGTGGAAGCAGAGGACAAAGGTCAAATAAATAATGGTCTTGACTCTTCCCTGCTCCACCCAAGAAAACGAGCCAGACATGAGACTCCAGAAGACTGCAAACCAGCCTCCACCATCCGACATTTCAgttcctctctcccaccccctcagGATTCATACTACTACCGCCCTCCTGTAGACATGCCAGCAACTACCGCAACAGAGGCTTCCCTGAGCCTCTCTGAGACCTCACTTGGCTCTCCACAGCAACAACAACGCGGACGCTACAAAAAGACCAAAGCTCAGCTTGCAGTCCTTCGCAGCAGCTTCCTGCGTGAAAACTGGCCTGCAGAGACAGAGCTCCGATGCCTGCAGAATGAAACGGGCCTGAGCCGCAATGACATACGCAAATGGTTCAGCGACAGCCGGTACCAGCTTAGAAATGGGCGCGGACTGCTTAGAACATCCATGGTCTACCCTCAGCTCATCATAGGAGAAGCAAAGGACGAGCCTCAGCAACTTCAGTCTTTTCCACGCGTAGCTCACAGGCCTCGGGATCAAGAAAATGATATTGAAGTGCAGAGAGGGGCTCAAGGGAAGGGAGCTCGCAGCAATGGGGTGAAAGATTCACATTTCTTCCAGAACTTCCTGTCAAACAGCCTGGAGACCTTTGGGGAGGGAGCAGTGGAGACGGAGGAGGACGAGGTTGCAGAGGAAGCCTCTGTTCACACTGAGACTGTTAAGGAAGAGGAGGTGAAAAAGGAAGAAAAGCCCCTACAGTTTATTAGGGGCAACAAAGACCCAGAGATTAAACAACCACCATCAGCCGTTACCATCTGctcttcttcctccccctctcattctaccacccctcccccttcGACTACTGTCCCCACTATTAAGCATAGTTCCACTAGCACCAGCACCCTGCAGAAGTCTGCTCGCTCAGCCAAAGCCCCACTCACAGCCCTGTCTCTCTCCAATCCTCCCCCATCCTGGTCTCCTCTTACACCTGCTGGCCGACTACGGAAGACCAAGGAACAACTGGACATACTAAAGGAGCACTTCCTGCGCTGCCAGTGGCCTAAGAGTGAGGACTACACCCAGCTGGTAGAGCTCACAGGCTTGCCCCGTGCAGACATCATCCAGTGGTTTGGGGATACGCGCTACGCTGTTAAAAATGGGCAGCTACGCTGGGTGCAGGGGGTCCGTGAGCAATTTCTGTCTGAACTAGCCACACAGCAAAATGGCAGTGGAGTCACCGGTGGAAACGGTTCCAGTGGGATCCCTCGGGTTATGGGTAGCCGCAAACGTAAGACTCAAGCGAATGGCACCACAGCAACATCCACTGCAGATTTCCCGGACATCAAGCCGCTGGGGGTTTACCATCGCTTGACAG